In the Proteiniborus sp. DW1 genome, TACTTTTTACCTTTTTTCGCTGCAAGCTTCTTAGGACCTTTTCTAGTTCTAGCATTATTCTTAGTATTTTGTCCTCTTACTGGTAGACCTCTTCTATGTCTTATTCCTCTATAACATCCAATTTCTCTTAATCTCTTAATGTTAAGAGAGACTTCTCTTCTAAGGTCACCTTCAACCATATATGTGTCTATAACAGTTCTTAGTTCATTAACTTCTGATTCTGTTA is a window encoding:
- the rpsM gene encoding 30S ribosomal protein S13; protein product: MARIAGVDLPRDKRVEIGLTYIYGIGRARSNEILAKAGVNPDTRVKDLTESEVNELRTVIDTYMVEGDLRREVSLNIKRLREIGCYRGIRHRRGLPVRGQNTKNNARTRKGPKKLAAKKGKK